A part of Methanocalculus alkaliphilus genomic DNA contains:
- a CDS encoding dynamin family protein, whose protein sequence is MDDTRLSIPENLEKVLSDQQRRLEENGSWGQHYAERLRHLEERLLEGRFHLAVLGQVKRGKSTLLNALIGEDVLPSSVIPLTALPTFIRYGDQQTLRVRYIDTRPDIVLNGDSSLWLNNQLMQYISEDENPKNCKGIREVEIDHPGELLRDVVLIDTPGIGSIYRHNTEATMNFLPQCDASLFVISADPPITEVEVAFLREVKNRVGYLFFVLNKVDYLNDTDRVRALDFFRTILIQDAGIDPATPIFAVSARQGLEAQLSGDAALWKESGLKAIYDHIVNFLAHDKNRVLREAIGIKAYDIFREIHLQLSLERKARKLPLNQLEERLALFDRKISEINSRRITTSDILAGDHKRVRELLENHIRDLSDPLRDMLTSVAENAILNSEDDPDNAAQEALADAIPGWFEGELGKLTERMDREIAMRLKEHQVQADLLIESIRKAAADLFDIPYHAPDGQRVYEPVRRTSWIDRAWDRTFSPVPPGVVGKLLPGAVRKKRARDRAQRHIESLLVQNLENLRWETIQNIDSAFRKFSTDFETHLSLTIEATHGAISSACTERKKHADTVAVRLGELDAALEGIEDTIRLFETT, encoded by the coding sequence ATGGATGATACACGGCTATCAATTCCTGAAAATCTTGAGAAAGTACTTTCTGATCAACAACGTCGTCTGGAGGAGAATGGCTCGTGGGGCCAGCATTATGCAGAGCGGCTGCGTCACCTTGAGGAGCGCCTTCTGGAGGGCAGATTCCATCTCGCGGTTCTTGGCCAGGTCAAGCGTGGCAAGAGCACACTGTTGAATGCGCTGATCGGAGAGGATGTACTCCCAAGCTCAGTGATCCCGCTCACCGCTCTTCCGACATTTATCCGGTATGGCGATCAGCAGACACTGAGGGTTCGTTATATTGATACCAGGCCTGACATTGTACTGAATGGTGACTCATCCCTCTGGCTGAACAATCAGTTGATGCAGTATATCAGTGAGGATGAAAATCCAAAGAATTGTAAAGGGATTCGCGAGGTTGAGATCGATCATCCCGGAGAGCTGCTCCGTGATGTGGTCCTGATTGACACCCCCGGCATCGGTTCGATATACAGGCACAATACAGAAGCTACGATGAACTTCCTGCCGCAATGTGATGCATCACTCTTTGTAATCTCCGCAGATCCACCCATCACCGAAGTTGAGGTTGCATTCCTCAGGGAAGTGAAAAACCGCGTCGGGTATCTCTTCTTTGTTCTCAATAAGGTCGATTATCTCAACGATACCGACCGGGTCAGGGCTCTTGACTTTTTTCGCACCATATTAATTCAGGATGCTGGCATTGATCCCGCAACGCCGATTTTTGCCGTTTCTGCACGGCAAGGGCTTGAGGCTCAGTTGTCAGGGGATGCCGCACTCTGGAAGGAGAGCGGGCTTAAAGCGATCTACGACCATATCGTCAACTTTCTCGCTCATGATAAGAATCGTGTCCTGAGAGAAGCAATTGGGATAAAGGCATATGATATCTTCCGGGAGATCCACCTCCAGCTGAGCCTTGAGAGAAAAGCACGAAAACTGCCTCTCAACCAGCTTGAAGAGAGGCTTGCACTCTTTGACCGGAAAATCAGCGAGATCAACTCCCGGAGAATAACAACGAGCGATATTCTGGCTGGCGACCACAAGCGTGTCCGTGAACTGCTTGAGAATCATATCAGGGATCTCTCCGATCCGCTTCGTGACATGCTCACCTCGGTTGCGGAGAATGCCATTCTGAACTCGGAGGATGATCCGGACAATGCAGCTCAGGAGGCTCTTGCAGACGCTATCCCCGGATGGTTTGAGGGTGAACTTGGGAAACTCACCGAGAGGATGGACAGGGAGATCGCCATGCGCCTGAAAGAGCATCAGGTACAGGCGGACCTCCTGATCGAATCCATCCGGAAAGCTGCAGCTGATCTCTTTGATATTCCGTACCATGCCCCGGATGGACAACGGGTATACGAACCGGTACGACGGACCTCCTGGATCGATCGTGCATGGGATCGGACCTTCTCTCCCGTCCCCCCTGGCGTTGTCGGAAAATTGTTACCCGGAGCAGTTCGGAAAAAACGTGCCAGGGATCGTGCACAGCGGCATATCGAATCGTTGCTGGTGCAAAACCTTGAGAATCTCAGATGGGAGACGATACAGAATATTGATTCGGCATTCAGAAAATTCAGCACAGATTTTGAAACGCATCTCTCCCTCACCATCGAGGCAACCCATGGCGCTATCTCGTCAGCATGTACGGAAAGAAAAAAGCATGCAGATACCGTGGCGGTCAGGCTGGGTGAACTGGATGCGGCATTAGAGGGGATCGAGGATACGATCCGCCTTTTTGAAACAACCTGA
- a CDS encoding NAD(P)-dependent glycerol-1-phosphate dehydrogenase, whose product MGSEYFKILKNKVFDKSKWMQLPRDVVIGHDALDQIPRVLDDLKIGSNVLLLSGPETMKKVGSRVAGLLEDSFQIRTETADTISPASIAAIEAAGAGSDVIIAVGGGRVIDTAKIASFNLDIQFMSVPTAASHDGIASSRASVSTDEGNSSLDAHPPVAVVADTGIIAGAPHRLLASGCADIISNYTAILDWELAHRLRGEPISEYAVALSRMTAEILVKDAHLIRPRSEESAWIVTKALVSSGVAMSIAGSSRPASGGEHKFGHALERLAPGTILHGEACGIGSIISMYLHGGDWKGIRDSLRMIGAPVTPKEAGLSDQIVAEALVRAKEIRPERFTIFDMGITEASAATLVRMLYQE is encoded by the coding sequence ATGGGTTCAGAATACTTCAAGATACTCAAAAATAAAGTTTTTGATAAGTCCAAATGGATGCAGCTTCCCCGCGATGTCGTCATTGGCCATGATGCCCTTGATCAGATTCCACGGGTACTTGATGATCTCAAAATCGGGAGCAATGTCCTCCTTCTGAGCGGACCGGAGACGATGAAGAAGGTTGGCTCCAGGGTCGCCGGACTCCTTGAGGACTCATTTCAGATTCGGACCGAGACGGCTGATACCATCAGCCCGGCCTCAATTGCTGCAATAGAAGCTGCCGGCGCCGGATCTGATGTCATCATCGCTGTCGGCGGGGGGCGTGTCATTGATACAGCAAAAATAGCCTCCTTCAACCTGGATATTCAGTTCATGAGTGTTCCAACGGCGGCGTCTCACGATGGGATCGCCTCCTCACGCGCCTCGGTATCAACCGATGAGGGAAACTCCTCCCTTGATGCCCATCCTCCTGTAGCCGTCGTTGCCGACACCGGTATTATTGCTGGCGCACCACACCGGCTCCTCGCATCGGGATGTGCGGATATCATCTCAAACTATACCGCAATCCTTGACTGGGAGCTTGCCCATCGCCTCCGGGGGGAGCCGATCTCTGAATATGCTGTTGCACTCTCTCGGATGACTGCTGAGATTCTTGTAAAGGATGCCCATCTTATCCGCCCGCGGAGTGAGGAGAGTGCATGGATCGTTACCAAAGCCCTCGTCTCCTCTGGCGTGGCAATGAGCATCGCCGGGTCCTCACGCCCCGCAAGTGGTGGAGAGCATAAATTCGGCCATGCACTTGAACGGCTGGCTCCCGGAACAATCCTGCATGGAGAGGCCTGCGGGATCGGATCGATCATCTCGATGTACCTTCATGGCGGAGACTGGAAGGGGATACGGGACTCCCTCAGGATGATTGGCGCCCCCGTCACCCCGAAGGAGGCGGGCCTCTCCGATCAGATCGTTGCAGAGGCGCTGGTCAGGGCAAAAGAGATACGTCCTGAACGCTTTACGATATTTGATATGGGTATCACGGAAGCATCAGCGGCGACGCTTGTCCGGATGCTCTATCAGGAGTGA
- a CDS encoding UPF0058 family protein, translated as MSVYYTGDWVQKEELLHLHMLMVTVKKYYETVTGDAITTNKYDSLLISPVHIHKNKNSHKEALLTLAEELVERIGTSHGVYSEYQNKSSPVIAIKP; from the coding sequence GTGAGTGTTTACTATACAGGTGATTGGGTGCAGAAAGAAGAATTATTACATCTCCATATGTTGATGGTCACAGTAAAGAAGTATTACGAGACCGTCACCGGCGACGCGATTACGACGAACAAATATGACTCTCTCCTTATCTCTCCCGTTCATATCCATAAAAACAAAAACTCCCATAAAGAAGCCCTTCTCACACTGGCAGAAGAGCTGGTTGAGCGGATCGGGACTAGTCATGGAGTATATTCAGAATACCAGAACAAATCCTCTCCTGTAATTGCAATCAAACCCTGA
- a CDS encoding 30S ribosomal protein S27e: protein MVELTRENRSSFMKVKCPDCENEQIVFEKATTAVDCIVCGHLLTEPTGGKAMIKAEIVSTFE, encoded by the coding sequence ATGGTTGAATTAACACGTGAGAACCGGAGCAGCTTCATGAAAGTGAAGTGTCCGGACTGTGAGAATGAGCAGATCGTCTTTGAGAAGGCAACCACGGCTGTGGACTGTATCGTCTGTGGCCATCTTCTTACTGAGCCGACCGGCGGCAAAGCAATGATAAAGGCTGAGATCGTATCAACATTTGAGTGA
- a CDS encoding tRNA uridine(34) 5-carboxymethylaminomethyl modification radical SAM/GNAT enzyme Elp3, whose product MDEQTAYREIISLLPSAATPEDIQRVKLSVCRKYRLAVMPKNSAILAAARPDEREYLRRILMVKPTRTLSGVAPIAAMTSPHPCPHGICLPCPGGPDHLFGSPQSYTGEEPAALRGREHAYDPYEQVHARLSQFRLLGHHVDKAELIVMGGTITARDPAYQEWFVTSCLRAMNDFPERSSAECTYEEAASANEHAAVRCVAITFETRPDWCRREHIGQMLGLGVTKVEIGVQHLRDNILDYNRRGHSVAETIEANRLLRDAGLKVGFHVMPNLPGSTIETDQWMFRELFDNPDFRPDFLKIYPTLVTPGSEIEALYHRGEYRPYDEDELVALVAYAKEQLPEYTRLQRIQRDIPAKLIVAGSRHGNFRQLAQQHLISEGKRCRCIRCREIGRSPDPNEGDIQSVAYDCCGGREFFIQAVAGDSLIGFVRLRFPGKAFTPGPEDTALIRELHVYGSIVPLTADPLGDERQHRSYGKLLLDSAEEMARSGGYHRLAVMSGIGVRPYYRKQGYQREGPYMVKRII is encoded by the coding sequence ATGGACGAACAAACTGCGTATCGGGAGATTATCTCCCTTCTTCCCTCTGCAGCTACGCCTGAGGATATCCAGCGGGTCAAGCTCTCTGTCTGCCGCAAATACCGCCTCGCGGTGATGCCGAAGAACTCCGCCATCCTTGCGGCGGCGAGACCTGATGAACGTGAATATCTCCGGCGAATTCTGATGGTCAAGCCGACAAGAACCCTCTCAGGTGTTGCTCCAATCGCAGCGATGACATCTCCCCATCCATGTCCGCATGGGATCTGTCTTCCCTGTCCGGGAGGCCCTGACCACCTCTTCGGCTCTCCCCAGAGCTATACGGGTGAGGAACCTGCGGCTCTCCGTGGGCGTGAGCATGCCTATGATCCATATGAACAGGTACATGCCCGCCTCTCCCAGTTCCGCCTCCTTGGACATCATGTCGATAAGGCGGAGCTGATCGTGATGGGTGGAACAATTACTGCACGGGATCCCGCATATCAGGAATGGTTTGTCACCTCATGCCTGCGTGCGATGAATGATTTTCCGGAGAGATCATCGGCTGAATGTACGTATGAGGAGGCGGCATCAGCCAATGAGCATGCAGCAGTCCGATGTGTTGCGATCACCTTTGAGACCCGGCCCGACTGGTGCAGGCGTGAGCATATCGGGCAGATGCTTGGTCTTGGTGTGACAAAGGTGGAGATCGGAGTTCAGCATCTACGCGACAATATCCTCGACTATAACCGGCGAGGTCATAGCGTTGCAGAGACGATAGAGGCAAACCGGCTCCTGCGGGATGCCGGCCTCAAGGTCGGGTTCCATGTGATGCCCAACCTTCCAGGAAGTACTATCGAAACCGATCAGTGGATGTTTCGCGAACTCTTTGATAATCCGGATTTTCGTCCTGATTTCCTCAAGATCTATCCGACACTGGTCACACCAGGATCCGAGATAGAGGCGCTCTATCATCGTGGGGAGTACCGGCCGTATGATGAGGATGAACTTGTCGCCCTCGTCGCCTATGCAAAGGAGCAGCTTCCTGAGTATACCCGGCTCCAGCGGATCCAGCGTGATATTCCTGCCAAACTGATCGTGGCAGGTTCCCGGCATGGAAACTTCAGGCAGCTTGCGCAGCAGCACCTCATATCGGAAGGAAAACGATGCCGGTGTATCAGGTGCCGTGAGATTGGACGGAGTCCTGATCCGAATGAAGGGGATATCCAATCTGTTGCCTATGACTGTTGTGGTGGCCGTGAGTTCTTCATACAGGCCGTGGCAGGAGACTCGCTGATTGGTTTTGTGCGGCTTCGCTTCCCGGGGAAGGCGTTCACCCCCGGTCCTGAGGATACCGCCCTTATCCGGGAGCTGCATGTCTATGGGAGCATCGTCCCTCTTACAGCCGATCCCCTGGGGGATGAACGGCAGCACAGATCCTATGGGAAGCTCCTTCTTGATTCCGCAGAGGAGATGGCACGGTCCGGCGGATATCACCGTCTTGCCGTGATGAGCGGCATCGGTGTCCGTCCATATTACCGGAAGCAGGGATATCAGCGAGAAGGACCATATATGGTGAAACGAATTATATGA
- a CDS encoding DNA primase small subunit PriS, giving the protein MKSATVEFLKNRFSDYYGGRIPKTAPLGIPEALSQREWGFMFFGTRITPGMRRHLSFPTREELFSYLRSMTPAHVYYSTAYYDHPAAPVMEEKEWGGADLIFDLDADHIMRGPYDQMLGRVKDELLKLIEMLSNDCGIDPERELSIVFSGGRGYHIHLRSTAMRSWKSAERRELVDYVCGTGLSPTLLLSPSNLPDRGWRLRLKKAVSETLHTIGSLPQDEQAGLLSAVRGVSPQGAGSFLKRRAGLIRSIERNDYSFCIHDRVMQAMFSDPESILSKKIRDQAALADEPVTTDIRRLIRHPSSLHGGSGLRVTPLDLREVDDFDPLIDAVVFSDRPVNVESSFALEMPILGNNYAIEKGINTVPEALGIFLCSRGIAEYGGGMV; this is encoded by the coding sequence ATGAAATCTGCGACCGTTGAGTTTCTCAAAAACCGGTTCTCTGACTATTATGGGGGGCGTATACCAAAGACCGCCCCTCTTGGCATACCGGAGGCACTCTCCCAACGGGAATGGGGTTTCATGTTCTTTGGGACCAGGATAACGCCGGGTATGCGGCGTCATCTCTCATTTCCAACACGGGAAGAACTCTTCTCCTATCTCAGATCGATGACACCGGCCCATGTCTACTACTCGACAGCCTATTATGACCATCCCGCTGCCCCGGTGATGGAGGAGAAGGAGTGGGGGGGTGCGGATCTCATCTTTGATCTTGATGCCGATCATATCATGCGCGGCCCCTATGATCAGATGCTTGGCAGGGTAAAAGACGAGCTTCTCAAACTGATCGAGATGCTCTCAAATGACTGCGGGATTGACCCTGAACGGGAACTCTCGATAGTCTTCTCAGGAGGGCGGGGATATCATATCCATCTCCGTTCCACTGCGATGAGGTCATGGAAGAGTGCAGAACGGCGTGAGCTTGTGGATTATGTCTGTGGAACGGGGCTATCCCCGACTCTCCTTCTGAGCCCGTCGAATCTGCCGGATCGCGGGTGGAGGCTGAGGCTGAAGAAGGCCGTCTCAGAGACCCTCCATACCATCGGATCCCTGCCTCAGGATGAGCAGGCAGGACTCCTCTCGGCTGTCCGGGGGGTCTCCCCACAGGGTGCTGGCAGCTTTTTGAAGCGGCGTGCAGGTCTCATTCGTTCAATCGAGAGGAATGATTATTCATTCTGCATTCATGACCGGGTAATGCAGGCGATGTTTTCTGATCCGGAGAGTATTCTCTCAAAAAAGATACGGGATCAGGCTGCGCTTGCAGATGAGCCGGTGACGACCGATATCAGGCGGCTCATCCGCCACCCCTCGTCTCTTCACGGGGGGAGTGGACTCCGGGTTACTCCTCTTGATCTGCGCGAGGTTGATGACTTTGATCCGCTCATCGATGCGGTCGTCTTTTCCGATCGTCCGGTGAATGTGGAATCATCCTTTGCTCTGGAGATGCCGATCCTTGGAAACAACTATGCCATCGAAAAGGGGATCAATACTGTGCCTGAAGCACTTGGTATCTTCCTCTGCTCCAGGGGTATTGCGGAGTATGGAGGGGGTATGGTATGA
- the proS gene encoding proline--tRNA ligase, with protein sequence MEEKTDALPPIADFSAWYNEILRRAEIMDVRYPVKGLYVWYPFGFAIRKNTYNRLRALLDTDHQETLFPLLIPDHEFMKEAEHIKGFEEEVYWVTRGGLSELDVKLALRPTSETSIYPMYALWVRSHADLPLKLYQIVNTFRYETKHTRPLIRLREITSFKEAHTVHCTWEEAAAQVEEAVRLYTEFYTGLAVPVLISRRPDWDKFPGADYTIAVDTIMPDGKTLQIGTAHHLGTHFSKTFGITYEDLNGEQQLAYQTCYGISERCIASVISVHGDDTGLVLPPSVAPVQVAIIPIIIGKRRDEVLAAAEGLLTELKSMGIRAELDTRDMRPGAKYYHWELHGVPLRLELGPRDIDAGTIVAVDRFKVKRQISSAAEVAPLLDEIQEMIRVRAEDAREAKIRLCHSIEEIRSAVMGGVAVAAWCGDRACADQIEAETDAPLLGSDLRGPYNERLGDSGCIVCTKKGTAALIGRSY encoded by the coding sequence ATGGAAGAGAAGACCGACGCACTCCCACCAATTGCCGATTTCAGTGCATGGTATAACGAAATTCTCAGGCGCGCAGAGATTATGGATGTTCGCTACCCGGTGAAGGGGCTGTACGTCTGGTACCCGTTCGGGTTTGCGATCCGGAAGAATACATACAACCGGTTACGGGCACTCCTGGATACTGATCATCAGGAGACCCTCTTCCCTCTCCTCATCCCTGACCATGAGTTTATGAAAGAGGCGGAGCATATCAAAGGATTTGAAGAGGAGGTCTACTGGGTGACCCGGGGCGGACTCTCCGAACTTGATGTGAAGCTCGCACTCCGCCCGACGAGTGAGACATCAATCTATCCGATGTATGCCCTCTGGGTGCGCTCACATGCCGATCTCCCCCTGAAGCTCTATCAGATCGTTAATACCTTCAGGTACGAGACGAAGCATACACGCCCACTCATCAGGCTCAGGGAGATAACCTCCTTCAAAGAGGCGCATACCGTTCACTGCACCTGGGAGGAGGCGGCTGCACAGGTTGAGGAGGCTGTCCGGTTATATACAGAGTTCTATACCGGTCTTGCCGTTCCCGTACTCATCTCGAGGCGGCCCGACTGGGATAAATTCCCCGGTGCCGATTACACCATTGCTGTTGATACCATCATGCCGGATGGAAAGACCCTCCAGATAGGAACCGCCCACCATCTCGGGACACACTTCTCAAAGACATTCGGGATCACCTATGAGGATCTGAATGGGGAACAGCAGCTCGCATACCAGACCTGTTATGGGATCTCCGAGCGGTGCATCGCCTCGGTCATCTCGGTCCACGGAGATGACACCGGGCTTGTTCTCCCCCCCTCCGTCGCACCGGTCCAGGTCGCCATCATCCCGATCATCATCGGGAAGCGGAGAGACGAAGTGCTGGCAGCAGCAGAAGGGCTCCTCACCGAGCTGAAGAGTATGGGAATACGTGCAGAACTTGACACCCGTGATATGCGCCCAGGGGCAAAATACTATCACTGGGAGCTGCACGGCGTCCCGCTCAGGCTTGAACTTGGCCCCCGTGACATTGATGCCGGTACGATTGTTGCTGTCGACCGCTTCAAGGTCAAACGCCAGATCAGTTCAGCCGCAGAAGTTGCACCCCTCCTCGATGAGATTCAGGAGATGATCCGAGTACGTGCAGAAGATGCACGGGAAGCAAAGATCAGACTCTGTCACTCAATCGAGGAGATCAGATCAGCAGTTATGGGAGGGGTTGCAGTTGCAGCATGGTGCGGCGACCGTGCCTGTGCGGATCAGATCGAGGCTGAGACCGATGCGCCACTCCTTGGATCAGATCTCCGTGGTCCGTACAATGAACGGCTTGGAGATTCTGGATGTATCGTCTGTACAAAGAAGGGAACGGCAGCCCTCATCGGGCGGTCGTACTGA
- a CDS encoding UPF0179 family protein encodes MTEAKNRVTLIGIKMAKPGEEFIYVGSVPACEGCKVRKACHNLLEGRRYRVETVRPTTHTCSVFEDGAQVVEVIEAPVVALIAGEMAIMNSRIVFEYPCNRDDCRSYDLCHPEGLNEKERYIITQILGNAPDECLRGRKNMKLVELLPL; translated from the coding sequence ATGACAGAGGCGAAGAACCGGGTGACACTCATCGGTATTAAGATGGCCAAACCTGGTGAGGAGTTCATCTATGTCGGATCCGTTCCGGCATGTGAGGGGTGTAAAGTCAGGAAGGCATGCCATAATCTTCTGGAAGGGAGGCGCTACCGGGTTGAAACCGTCAGGCCGACAACCCATACCTGCTCCGTCTTCGAGGATGGTGCACAGGTCGTTGAGGTGATCGAGGCGCCGGTCGTTGCACTCATCGCCGGGGAGATGGCAATAATGAATTCGAGAATTGTCTTTGAGTATCCATGCAACCGCGACGACTGCCGAAGCTATGATCTCTGCCATCCGGAAGGCCTGAATGAAAAAGAGCGTTATATTATTACACAAATCCTTGGTAACGCCCCTGATGAATGTCTCCGGGGAAGGAAGAATATGAAACTCGTTGAACTCCTTCCGTTATAA
- a CDS encoding stage II sporulation protein M — MSRDLFISTLIAVLIFSGSVAAGAGLVYMNPDIGDAFMELAHEALNIEEMMGSPPSTLALNLFINNVQACIILFLGGVTFGLLTTFVLIANGVLVGAVAQIAMKLQGITFVIAALAPHGITELPALFISGALGFMLAREMRRELEGEGDAASEAGKYAAIFVKVVVPLLLIAAITEAFITPAIILMVV, encoded by the coding sequence ATGTCTAGGGATCTCTTCATCAGTACGCTCATCGCAGTCCTGATCTTTTCAGGATCGGTCGCCGCCGGTGCGGGCCTTGTGTACATGAATCCGGATATCGGAGATGCTTTCATGGAGCTTGCACATGAAGCTCTCAATATTGAAGAGATGATGGGCAGTCCACCTTCCACACTCGCCCTCAATCTTTTTATCAATAATGTTCAGGCCTGCATCATCCTCTTCCTTGGGGGGGTGACATTTGGCCTGCTGACAACCTTTGTGCTGATCGCAAACGGGGTTCTTGTCGGTGCCGTCGCCCAGATAGCAATGAAGCTTCAGGGCATCACCTTTGTCATAGCCGCTCTTGCACCCCATGGGATCACCGAACTTCCGGCACTCTTCATCTCAGGAGCACTCGGCTTTATGCTGGCCCGGGAGATGAGGAGAGAGCTGGAGGGAGAGGGGGATGCCGCTTCTGAAGCAGGAAAGTACGCAGCGATCTTTGTAAAGGTGGTCGTCCCTCTCCTTCTCATTGCAGCGATTACGGAGGCTTTTATAACGCCCGCTATCATACTTATGGTCGTTTAG
- a CDS encoding ADP-ribosylglycohydrolase family protein, with the protein MIFIFQFTRIPGSLIGLAIGDSFGAPFEGMENISLIPERMMGGGPFRTRRGEYTDDTLQMIALAESLVTCRGFQAIDFVKRLLGIYAIHPEYFGPTSRLVLEKIRSGVPVRQAAMLPDGAMGGRTNGAVMRGAPIGIFYRPDDALAVSRVAAAVTHPHPVAIACSGFVNQMIAILCRGGTKETAFYRALASCDNGEVRRRVAALSLAEVIPSLDALDTTHAAITCFMEEETFREMIRRAVGYGGDTDTIAAIAGALGGACLGIEGIPEHWIAEVEGAGGILALEDAVWRAGTM; encoded by the coding sequence GTGATCTTTATATTCCAATTCACGCGCATACCCGGATCCCTCATTGGGCTTGCAATTGGCGACTCCTTTGGTGCGCCCTTTGAAGGGATGGAGAATATCAGTCTGATTCCCGAGCGTATGATGGGAGGAGGTCCTTTTCGGACACGCCGGGGGGAGTACACCGATGATACGCTCCAGATGATCGCGCTTGCAGAGAGCCTGGTCACCTGCCGGGGTTTTCAGGCCATCGACTTTGTGAAAAGACTGCTCGGCATCTATGCAATACACCCCGAATACTTTGGTCCGACGAGCCGTCTGGTGCTTGAGAAGATCAGATCCGGCGTACCAGTGAGGCAGGCTGCAATGCTGCCGGATGGAGCCATGGGAGGGAGAACCAACGGCGCAGTGATGCGGGGTGCGCCAATCGGGATCTTCTACAGGCCGGATGATGCCCTCGCAGTGAGCAGGGTGGCTGCAGCGGTCACCCATCCCCACCCTGTGGCCATTGCCTGCTCAGGTTTTGTCAACCAGATGATCGCAATCCTCTGCCGGGGAGGAACAAAAGAGACCGCATTCTACCGGGCACTTGCATCATGTGACAATGGGGAAGTCAGACGAAGGGTCGCTGCCCTCTCCCTGGCAGAAGTCATCCCTTCGCTTGATGCGCTGGATACAACACATGCCGCGATCACCTGTTTCATGGAGGAGGAGACCTTCAGGGAGATGATCCGGCGTGCGGTCGGGTATGGCGGGGATACCGATACCATCGCCGCAATCGCAGGTGCACTTGGGGGTGCCTGTCTTGGTATCGAAGGGATACCAGAGCACTGGATCGCAGAGGTCGAGGGAGCAGGCGGTATCCTTGCTCTGGAAGATGCGGTATGGCGTGCAGGAACGATGTAA
- a CDS encoding 50S ribosomal protein L44e, translating into MKRPAKFNTYCPFCRTHTEHEIEKVKKGKTTGLHWIDRQKARRPRVGNMGKFSKVPGGDKPTKKINVRYRCKTCSKAHLRKGYRIAKFELTE; encoded by the coding sequence ATGAAAAGACCAGCAAAATTCAACACCTACTGTCCGTTCTGCCGGACACACACCGAGCATGAGATCGAGAAGGTCAAGAAGGGGAAGACGACAGGTCTTCACTGGATTGACCGACAGAAGGCTCGCAGGCCCCGTGTCGGAAATATGGGGAAATTCAGCAAGGTGCCTGGAGGCGACAAGCCAACAAAGAAGATCAATGTCAGGTACCGCTGCAAGACATGTTCCAAAGCCCACCTGAGAAAAGGATACCGCATTGCGAAATTTGAACTGACGGAGTGA
- a CDS encoding DUF63 family protein — protein sequence MISDFIYKYYIDPIRYGEAYTLVDTLTYALILIISVFLVYRWLERAGIRIDADFILATIPYVVFGGFLRVIEDTGMIQSDLRFLLVTPLIFFAIFGITIFCLFIAKGVERLGAVPSYLTAYRWLGVLISFLTLGMLLWWGMVETQIDLPVALIILLMAGASTALTYAAIRYVFRWEYVQNPLYILLIFGHLLDASATSYGIDIHPIRYVEQHVVGAALIDWAGTAFAMFPLKLAVLIPGIYILEMYRRENGEGGLWYLLLLAMIVVGMAPGIRGMMRMIIHV from the coding sequence ATGATTAGTGACTTCATATACAAATACTACATCGATCCCATCCGCTACGGAGAGGCATATACCCTGGTCGATACCCTCACCTATGCACTGATACTTATCATCTCAGTCTTCCTCGTCTACCGATGGCTGGAGAGGGCAGGGATCAGAATCGATGCAGATTTTATCCTTGCCACAATACCATATGTCGTATTTGGAGGATTCCTCCGGGTTATCGAAGATACCGGGATGATACAGAGTGATCTCCGCTTCCTGCTGGTCACCCCCCTCATATTTTTTGCGATCTTTGGAATCACCATCTTCTGCCTCTTCATTGCGAAGGGGGTCGAACGTCTGGGGGCTGTACCATCCTATCTGACGGCATATCGATGGCTGGGAGTGCTCATCTCATTCCTGACGCTGGGGATGCTTCTCTGGTGGGGGATGGTGGAGACACAGATTGACCTTCCTGTTGCCCTCATCATCCTTCTGATGGCAGGTGCCAGTACAGCCCTGACATATGCCGCCATCAGGTACGTGTTCAGATGGGAGTATGTACAGAACCCCCTCTACATTCTCCTCATCTTCGGCCATCTTCTCGATGCAAGCGCAACAAGTTATGGGATCGATATCCATCCAATCAGGTATGTTGAACAGCATGTCGTCGGCGCGGCACTCATCGACTGGGCAGGGACGGCCTTTGCAATGTTCCCACTGAAGCTCGCCGTCCTTATTCCCGGCATTTACATACTTGAGATGTACAGGAGGGAGAATGGCGAAGGGGGACTCTGGTACCTCCTCCTGCTTGCAATGATCGTGGTCGGAATGGCACCCGGGATCCGGGGTATGATGAGGATGATCATCCATGTCTAG